In Thiospirochaeta perfilievii, a single window of DNA contains:
- a CDS encoding ABC transporter permease produces METKLALNKRIYHQRFLLLMALPAVVWMIIFNYIPMYGVIIAFQNYRIIKPIIGQPFVGFEHFVELFTSGDFGNVMKNTLGISFLRLFIGFPLPIIFAIFLNEIKSISFKRFIQTVSYLPHFLSWAVLGGIMVNWLSDVGFINELLMNMGFISEPVFYLAEPDMFWGIAVFSDIWKELGWGAIIYLAAIAGINPSLYEAATVDGCNRFHKMIHITLPSIAPTISIFLILAISGMLNTNFEQILVLRNSLNQSASDVIDVFVYRTGMIAGRYSYAQAIGLFKSVVALILLGGANKITQKTSGHSLY; encoded by the coding sequence ATGGAAACTAAATTAGCTCTTAACAAGAGAATATATCATCAGCGTTTTCTACTACTAATGGCTCTTCCTGCAGTAGTTTGGATGATAATATTTAACTACATACCTATGTATGGTGTAATAATTGCATTCCAAAACTATAGAATAATAAAACCTATTATAGGACAGCCCTTTGTTGGCTTTGAACACTTTGTAGAGTTATTTACTAGTGGTGACTTTGGCAACGTTATGAAAAATACACTTGGTATTAGTTTTCTACGTCTATTTATTGGGTTCCCACTACCTATTATTTTCGCAATATTCCTAAATGAGATAAAGAGTATAAGCTTTAAGAGGTTTATACAAACTGTTTCATACCTTCCCCACTTTCTATCATGGGCAGTATTAGGTGGAATAATGGTTAACTGGTTATCAGATGTAGGTTTTATTAACGAGCTGTTAATGAATATGGGTTTTATAAGCGAACCAGTATTTTATTTAGCTGAACCAGATATGTTCTGGGGAATTGCTGTATTCTCAGATATATGGAAAGAGCTTGGTTGGGGTGCGATAATTTATCTAGCAGCTATTGCTGGTATTAATCCATCACTATATGAAGCTGCGACTGTTGATGGATGTAATAGATTTCATAAAATGATCCATATAACACTTCCTTCAATTGCACCAACAATATCAATTTTCCTAATCTTAGCTATTAGTGGAATGCTTAATACTAACTTTGAACAGATTCTTGTATTAAGAAATTCTTTAAACCAATCTGCAAGTGATGTTATAGATGTGTTTGTATATAGAACAGGTATGATAGCTGGAAGATACTCCTACGCCCAAGCTATTGGTCTATTTAAATCTGTGGTTGCTCTAATTCTACTAGGTGGAGCAAATAAAATTACACAAAAAACCAGTGGTCATTCACTATATTAA